In the genome of Malania oleifera isolate guangnan ecotype guangnan chromosome 5, ASM2987363v1, whole genome shotgun sequence, the window aaatgtcggtggcgatgAGTAGAGTCcaatggtatttttggatttttgatcggcCAAATATCGAAGACGtggtggaggagagtgggagagagaagatGAGGAGACCAGAGACGCTACGAAAGACTAAGAGAGAGTTGAGAACACTGGGCGCAggaatccaattcaaattggatttgaCTGAAATTGAAACAAAGCTTCCTAAAGAAGCTTgcactattttatatatatattataataacttacttatatatcttgtttcaatatatttttttcccttatcatactattcattttacttgttaatttaattattttattttattttattttttaatttaattttattattattattttttaatgaatactttttttatttatttttccagtTACTACATAGCCATACTAAAAAAACATAGATTCATCATTCGATTGTGAACTAAAGTTAAACTAGACAAATTTCTCATCGTGTATTTCTTGTTTGGATTTCTCTAATAAGCTCTTCGAAAGTTGTAATATAAAAGTGAAATAAGTACTATGGTGAAGCAAAACAGAAGTCTTAATAGATAGAAGTTTTAGACATTttcttataatatatattaaatttttttactttCTCCAACATTTGGGATTGCGAAGGTGGAACTTGTAAATATCCAACACCATAATCGTCATATTAAGTTGAAGAGGTGTGGGAGTTTGGTGATCATCAATGGTTGAACTACGAAGATAAAAGGATTGTTGCATTATGGGACATGAAcgaaatttcaattttttatgaACTAAACATAAGgataattttgagattttgattttttGTCACCTATGACTACCATTAGATTtgacaaaatggataaaaatccgttaatccaTTTGCTAAACGagtcaaatatgattttttattttcatatctgTTCCCTTCGTAGGTCGGGTCAGGTTTATCCGGCGGATATCTGCCAACCCGCTTACATTAGTAACTTAGGAAAGCCCAACAGGCTACAGCCAAAGTCCAAAGACTCCAAACCCAGCCAGCCTAGTGAGCCCACAGCGCAAGTTCCCACTGCCGCACGGCCCACACACCCCAATCGGCCCCTCCCACTCCAATCCCAGGCCAACCGGcccaaccctaaatccctaatcaCCTAATGCCCGCAGCCCAATTCAATTCGAGCCCTAGCTGCTTGCTGCCCTATTCGATTCTTCTTCATTTGAGCGTGACGAACGTCTCTGCTCAGAGAGCCAACACGAGAGGAGAGAGTGACTGAGTGAGAGGCCCTTcattctggccttcttcttcgacccttcgaagccctctgGCCTTCGTGTGTTGGTCTTCCACACtgcgaaccagcaggagcccttcgcgAGTTCGGTTCCTTCGTCAGGAGCTTCGCGAGTTCATCGTGGACATTTTCAAACCAGAAGGAGCTCCTCGCAAGCTCGTCTTTGAGCGTTTGTGAGTTCGTGAGTTCCTTTGCGTCGAAGTTcgaatttgtaagtattcttcttcttcttctacaaatcTGCTTTTTGCTTTCCATGTTCATCAGTTTTTTAGTATGTTTAGCAGCATTGTTTGCGATTTTCACTTTTTGTTTTAACCATAATGATGGGGAGCTTGAGGAACTCTCTCATGTGGTTCTTGGATTCTTCTTGTTATTACCATTGTGGGGATTTTAGGATTGGTGTTTGGATAATTATGGTGTTTGCTCTTGTAAATGATTCTGTATTCACCTGAACACATCTTACCATTTTTTTCATCTTGCCAATAAATTGTGGAGAGCTAAAGTTCCTTCAAAGTAAAGGTGTTGTGTAGATCACCATTCTTAATAGGGTTAACACCAATGATTTGTTGTAGCCTTGCAGGTTGAGAGACCTTATTAGGCTTTATGTTCAGATGTTTGTGTCATGTGTAGCTATGGTAATAAGGAATGTGCTCATTTATTCTCAGTCCTGTGGCTTGGTGTCTTTGGAACAAGATTTTTGGCCTGTTGGGAAGTGTTATGGGTGCCCTTATTCTTTGGAGGATTTCTTGGTGGTTGAATTTAGAGATTTTGGAAGGCGTGGAATTCTACTTTCATTGTTATTTTGGTTATTTGGTGCCCATATTTTTTGAGATCATGGGTCTTCTATGGATTTGATTTGGGACTGGATGCTCAATAAAGATGTTTTGGCATTACTGGTGTTGCTGAGAGTCACCACGATCGATTAGCTCAAACCTAGTTTGGGCGTTCTTCTTGTATTagcattttctatttcttttcttctcttaaaAAATTTCACTTTTTACAATATCATGTTTCGTTACATGTTTGTTAAAATGTCCAAGTGGTGATTAGTCTCTATTTTTTTTGTCATCTAACCTCCTGGTCAACTGGAAAACAAAGGCAatttattactaatattattcaatattctaaatataaatccattttctctttaaaaatttAAGCTAGTAATACTATTGGAATTATTTTTTTGTGGCTTTCTCTGCTCTGTTAAATGGAGCCAAAGGTCTTATTTTGAAGAATCCTCAATTTGAAATGTCATCATTTAGGCATTTCCATGGGCATAAAGGCAATGTGCCTTTTGAGTGCAAAATTTTTAAATGGAATTAAAGATCTTATTTTGAAGAATTCACTTGTTGGAACATCATGTTTTCTTGAATGAAGCTTGTTAAAATGCATAAGTGACAAATTATTCTTTAGAATTGGCATTGTTGTGCCTTTTGATTgcgaaatttttagaaatttcttgggacttatttattatgtttgagtttgagtttgagtttctattttgagttggattgggactaatttattatgttttattgtttacATTTTTACTTGCATGAATCAGGAGTTGctaattagtataaatgattgaatgattgatatagttactaaaaaaaaattaatacacaaactaatcgcaagttaccgtatacaacttaaattattatgacaaaaaataaattattaataaaattatatttgagaatgacggattatccgcccatccgctatgaattatccgacccgaaaccgcttaatccgccacttaaacgagtcgaatatggattatgattttttcacccaataatccgccttatccgccACGGATAAATccgacccgatccgctttgccaggtctaactaccattcccccccccccccaaattttttttaagcttTTGTCATCTCTCTTGTTTTGCTTTCTCTTATAGATGGAAAGGCCTAGATGAGTCTCAAAAGTTTTTtttacatacatatttacatTTTTCCCCTCTTCTCTCAACATAGGTAGAGGGCCCCATGCAAACcccattatttttttaatcatttccaattttttaaattttctctcTCATTTGTCAAAAATGGGCCCtactaaatttaaaaaaaattatttattaaattctccctccctccctctctctctctctctctaccttgATTGATCCCattaatttttttactatttttaaatatcttttattttcttattggacaaaataattaaaaaaaacccAACATGAATAAAtttcactaaataatttttttgaaaaatgatcaTAACTCAACAACTTCTCATTACTTTCGTTTTCAATACTTTTACATTATAATTCTCTCTCTTTTCGCCCATGGTATTCCAATATTGCATCTACATGTTTTGTTAATTTTATTGCCAATCAAATTTGATTGATTTTTAGGCAGATTCTATGGGGTTTGATTTGGGCCTTTTTGATGATATGGTTCCTGAGCCAGCCAGAGGTATTGGTAATTAATGCTTTCTCAACAATTTCAATTTGTTTTATATGCTGCTCTTTTCTTTCTTATGTTTTGGTGGTTGACATTAAACAATCTATTTAAGCTGGGGCTTCTGAAAAGTTTCAACCAAAGGTCAACCCAAAGGCTGGACAGGAAACATCTGCATTAGCTGCTCCTATCCTCCCGAATGCTATCAAGGAACAAACAGAGGTACTAACCTCCGCTGGTGTAGATACGACACAACCTGTTTGGCATGCTGCTGCTGCAGATAACACACTGAATAGTCCAGATAATTTTTCAATGTGTACGTCTGAGATTCTTGAGACCAAAGAGCTGTTGAAAAAAGACGAAAGCTCGTTTCCAGGATGCCCTTCCTCTGATGATAACGGAAATGCTGTATTACTGGATCCTGCATCGCAGCTTAATGCAGTTAGAGAGGAAACAAACTCCACTGAAGCTTTGCCTTTAGAGGTTTCAGTGTCTGATGGCTATGAATTTGGGAACTCAAGTTTCCAAAAATCAGGAAGAGTGGTAAGATTTATATCACTTAGTTCTGCATTGGCCAAACGTACATGTTTCATGAGCTTTTTTACCCAGGGGATACTGTTGGTTGTAGGCAGATTCCACTGGGTTTGATTTGGATCATTTTGATGAGTTTTCTCCAATGCCTGCAACAAACAATCGTAAGTAATGCTTCGCACCTCGTCAATTTGCTGCTTGAAGGAGTGATCTATGTTTATTTCTCTTCCAGCTCGTGCTCGTGGCAAGTTTAAACCCAAGCCTCAGCCTGGGAGGAAGACAGATGCATCTGTTGCTTCCACACTCCCTCATGGTATGACAGGAAAGCATGTTACGCCGGCCTCAACTAGCTCAGACACCATGCAGGCAAATCAGACTGTTGATGTTATAAATCATAGATTGACTGATCCCGTTAACTTGTCTTCAGCTACCTTGGATAGTCTTGGAAATAAAGGCTCATTGGAAAACAATGAGGGTGCGGTTAGAGGAATTTTACTCTCTGATAAAAATAGAAGCTCTGGGCTTGTCAACTCCTCGTCTCAATCTCTTTCGACCAGAGTGGATGTAGGTTCCACCGATTCTCTGCATTTGGATGTGGCAATGTCTGATGGTAGTGGTGTCGGAAAATCAACGGGAGAGGTAAAGATACAGGCATTCTCTTTCCTTCTGCATTATTTAATTCATATGGTTCTTAAATTCTATTACCCCACAGAATGCGGACATATTTTTGGGATTGGAATGCCTGGATGGTTTTATGTCTCAGTCTACAACAGCAATGGGTGAGCAAGGAAGAAATTCGACTTTTAGTTTGTTGGAATATTTTATTGGCCAATATTCCTTGGAATGAGTAGTTCATTTGCTATTTTGGCAGTGAGCACTGCAAAAAAGCTCCAACCTAAGGTTGATGATATGCAGCCAGGCAATGAGTTCCCAACATCCGTTCTTGTTAATGCCAAGACAGACAGTTCTTTTCCTTTTTCAGAGATCCCAGCTCTTGCTGCTTCCAATGCTGCACATGCAGAGAGAGAACCTTTTGTTCCTGTTCATTCTTCAGTCAACTTATCATCCTTCATGGTGTCTGATGCTGCAGCAGCTGACACTTATCCCAACCCTTCTGTAATCCAAGATCCAGTAGCCTGCAGGGAGACTAACAGAGTGATTCAGGTTGATAATGGAAGGTTGGAAACAGAGGTAAAGACTTAATGATCTAATGGTTATGATGTTTTTTGAAATGTGTATTTTATTGATTTAATATTGCTAGAACTTTGGTTTGCTGCAGGCAGTGGTGGCCTTTCCTTGCTTGGATACCTTAGATATTATTTCTGAGTCCACCATTACATCTGGTATGTACAAAGATTTGGGCCCAATGCATTATTTTTCCTTGTATTGAGTAGTTTCTTAATTTTGTGCTAATTTCAGAACAGCGTACTCTCAAATTCCTGCCCAAGCCGAAGGGACATTGTGAAAAGGGGAAGCCCCTCACAGCCATCATCCCTCATCCTGATGCAGTTGAGTATGTGTCATGTCCGCAGGATCCCCAGTTGGTTCCTCTTAATGCTGTGAATGTTGTTGGGGGCACAGCTTCTGCCTTCCCCCCTGATGATGTTCTTGATTTCCCATCCATGAGGTTTGATGACTCTATCCCTATGGATCCCATGTCTGAACTCCTTGTTGATGAAGAACCAACAGACCTTGGGGAGACTCCTGACGCTGCCAATCCTGAAAACAATGTGCGTTCAGCTACTGTTTCAAAAGTCAATGGAAATATATAATGATATGAATGTCTTTGGTTTGTTATGCAATCTTTATTTCACATAAATAAGACATTGCCTTTCAATAATTTTAAATCAGTTTTACCCTGTCTATATTGTTATtatctttataaatttttttttgggattctCAGAGTactaagaaaaggaaaagaaaatcgcCTAGAGTGGCAGATCTTTCTGGGAAGCCTCTAGCGACTGGCAGTGAGGAGAATGGAGTTGGTGAATTATCAATGCGGTTGAGAAAGCGGGTAGCTGCACATACTCTTGTCGATGAGCCTGATGATGATACTCATGATAGTGGTGCCTTCCCTGGTGAACTTTCTCATGGTTTTTTAGGGAATGAAGAAGATTATAATGATGATGAGTATAGAGTGGAAATTACATCCCCAAAGAGACAAGCTCAAGGAAAGTCAGAGAAAGTGGTGGGTGAGAATGAAAAACCAGTTCGAAAGCGTAAGCAAGCGACGGAAGTACTGGGTCAGTCGGCTAAACAACCTCCTAAAAAGTTTTCTCATACTACTAGACGAAACAAAAGGCGCGGTAACAACACTTTGTGTgttacaatttccttttcacCTTTTTTGTGACAATGATTTCTTGTTAATGTGTCTTCTCCTCCTTGTATATGATGATAGTGGACAAGGTTTTGCTTGAAACCCCAGAGGATGAGCTTGACCGTCAAAATATACGTCTCAAGGATCTAATTCTGCTTGCTGAATACAAGGAACGGTTAGCGGTACACGTCATGggtttctcttctctctcttttttttgtCACTTTTATCTAATCAAAATAAAATCATTTGGCTTTTTCGTCTTAGCATAAGGTTTAGTTTCTGATTTTTATTATGTCATTGCTGATTTTGTTTCATGTTTCCACATTTTTATGCAGAATAAAGAGGCAACATCATTGAAAACCCCTTTAACAACCAATCAAAGGTAATGGCCTTTTAAACAGAAACCAATATTCTTAATTGCTTGATGCATGCTATCTGCCTTTTAATTTTGAAATCGGGTGCAATGGTTTGATGAAATGCGAAGCACAAAGTTCAAAATTTTttgctcacttgaaaaataaaaCGAAGGAAGAAGATATTCATGCACGGAAAAGCTCAGAGCAAAGGTTCTTATGTTtgtgtatttaatttttattttggggGGGCAGAGGGGAAGCTATTGGTTTGTGTTCAGAGAATCAGAAGAAGTTATTTGTTTTACACCTGCATGTTGCTTGCATTTCctatatttttcaacttaatacaaaaaatataactCTGTTTAACCTCAAGCGAATGTTATTTGTGGCGAGGAGTCTGAGTTACAGTAGTTACTAGACATGTTGCAAGTTGCAACTGAAGGTAATGTGTTGCAAATATTGCAATTATGTAGCTAGGATTTTGAAAGTTACTGTAGTTTTATGATGCAAATTGTAACTGGAATTAGTGTGATGCAACTATTGCAATTTGTTTGCTCACAGAAGGAATATCCTTGGtcaagaaattaattttttttctttcagttAAAGTAAAAAGTTGGTGagtgaataaaaataatatacaatactTTCTCAAAATAAATTGCAAATTTTAGCGCTATGTTAAATGCAAGGATCTTCAATTAGTGGTGTATTATTCTGATTATCCCCTTAAAAGAGCTTTCTTGAGCATATTGAAATGCATTTATTGAGAGCGGtactgtgatatatatatatatggaaatttatAACTTTTTTTGCCTTATTAAAATGCATTTGTTGGAGTGATGCCGTAATATATATGGAACTTTGTAATTTATTTTGCCACTATTAGGTGTTTTATGGGCACAAGTGTATCATTGAATAATTTTGCCAACATGGTGAAAATTTTGTCCACTCAAGCAGTCTTGATGATACTATAAGGTGGGAGATGTGTATCTCTAGTTTTGATTCTATTGATTTGgtgtaatgatattttagggctgCAATTACATTCTGGTTTAACATGTTTGCTTGTTAAAAAATCCATCTGCTTCCACCTTCTAATGATTGCAACATGTGTTAATTTGTGATTTGTCTCTAGGGTTCATGTGTTGCATGTGATGAACATGCTTTTGTTCATTGTAGACTTGCCTTTTGGGGCAGGGAAGATTGTTTTAGGGAATTTTTTAGGAAAGATGTTCAAAAAGTTCGTGTTTAACTTGATGATTGGCTTTTGATTGACCCCAAGTTTGACACTTGCCCATTTTTTAATAAACATTTATTGCTATTGTTTGTGTCACAATTGCTTATTCTGAGTGCCTGTTTCAAATACGAGCATCAGTCATATATAGTCcatttattatcatttttaatgCCTATTGTTTGTGTCACAATTGCTTATTCTGTGTGCCTGTTTCAAATACGAGTATCAGTCATATATAGTCcatttattatcatttttaatgCCTTTTGCTGTGTAGTTCTGAGAGCTATTTTCCTGAGGACGCTCCTTATAATGAGGAGGATAGCGTTGCTTCAGAGCAAGACAGAGGCTCTCTTGACGGTGAAGAAGGCGATAGGGTTCAAGAGGATAACTCTCTATTAAATTACCAATCTTATATGGATAAAGTGCCTAGTGCAAGATGGTCAAAGCAGGAGACAGAGTTGTTTTACGAGGTATATTCAACATTAatttcacatttatgtacttgaTTTTAGAGATGTTGTCTCACtcattaataattaatactaaatatggTTGGAATGCTGTGGTGAACATAGGATTTTTGTTAATGTAAATTTTTGTTTTGCTTGCCATTTGTACTTGACGTCTTTTTCAGAAGGCATTCTTGGCTTAAAAAATGTGTAGCGAACTTCCCGAAAGCCATGTTGTTTTTTTCAGTATTATGTTTATGTACTTCTAGGTATTATTTAATGCTTCAAATATGCACAAATTTGCAATTATTCCTTGCTTTTGGATCCTTAGTAGTATTATTTTCCCATTCTATTTCCAACAATAGTTTAATGGTTCTTAATTAATGCTTCAATCCTTCTTAATTGCATCTTGCAACATTATATTTATCTAGTCTCTTCCGGCTTGACCCTAACATGATAGTCATGTTTGAAAGTTGTTCTCATGTAGCTAAGCATTGTTGTGTTGTCCATACTATGACGGCTTCTTAATCCACATTGCATGAACGTCCACTACTTGTTTGAGTTTAATTGCCTCTGAACAAAGGCTGTACTCTTAATGTTCTAAACCATGCTTGTTTGCTAAACCTCTTAATCTGAGCTGAATTACCTCCGACTGAGCCAGTTACCTTCCTGTTGATTCAACGAGAAGTCCATTCAAAGGCTCTGTTGTACATTTTTGTCCACAAAAACAAATGTAAATTCACAATGCTATGGCACACTAATCCTCATCTCCCAAACCCTATCTACACACATATTTAGTGGTTAGTtactaaaatgttaaaataaattttgtattCAGATTTAAAGTTTGCTCAAGTCATATATTTAGAATTTGGTCCACAAAAATTCAGAACTGCGTTTGCATTCGGTATTCAATGCCTAATTCTCAATCTTATCAAATGCCCCCTAGTCATGCCCTCGCTTTGGCTGTTGCCTCATTTTTATGAGCTTTCAGTTTTTAGGCAATGATCACGTTGGTTGTATGTGGTATCTAAACTGGGAAGGTAGAGCATTATTTTTGTTGTTTGTTGCCTTGTCATTGTGAAGGTGTTGTATTGTGAGCTCTGTGCATGAAATTTTGGTGATCTTAGATGGTTTATTTATACATAGTGCTAGTGTTGGTTGACTGCTGATTGCTCTTaaaatatcttatttcaatttgtcATTGATGTGGAATACAAAAAAAGAAAGGCAGCCTAGTGCACAAAGCTTCGGTGTATgtggggtccggggaaggggtggGCCACAATTGGTCTAttgtacgcagccttaccttgcatttttgcaagaggctgtttccatgccCTGAACCTGTGACCTGAGTCACACAGCAATAACTTTACTGTTGCGCTTAAGCTCCCTTTCATTGATGTGGAATACAATCTGATGAAATTTTCAGTAAAACAAATTAGATGGCTGGTTTCCTTTCTTTGGTCTTAATTGCTTGTGGTTTTCAACGCACATTTGATACCCCCATTGACAACTTTAGTATTGCTTTAAAAAATTCTCAACTTGGTAGGTGCCACAGGGTCTAAATTTCCCATGAATTCCACCCCACTGCGATGGCACTAAGTCCCACTTGGTTAAGCCAATAGCCCACAATCAAACCTTCGTGTAGCACGTACACTCTTCCCACCATATGGTCATGTACCACATGACCTTAGAGCATTTGACATATAACCTAGTTAACCTTCTAGCAGCATAACCAAAATGAGCTGTAGCGATGTTATCAAAGACTCTGGCCCCAACCATGTCCATCTTTTACTA includes:
- the LOC131156489 gene encoding uncharacterized protein LOC131156489 isoform X3, whose translation is MGFDLGLFDDMVPEPARGIAGASEKFQPKVNPKAGQETSALAAPILPNAIKEQTEVLTSAGVDTTQPVWHAAAADNTLNSPDNFSMCTSEILETKELLKKDESSFPGCPSSDDNGNAVLLDPASQLNAVREETNSTEALPLEVSVSDGYEFGNSSFQKSGRVADSTGFDLDHFDEFSPMPATNNPRARGKFKPKPQPGRKTDASVASTLPHGMTGKHVTPASTSSDTMQANQTVDVINHRLTDPVNLSSATLDSLGNKGSLENNEGAVRGILLSDKNRSSGLVNSSSQSLSTRVDVGSTDSLHLDVAMSDGSGVGKSTGENADIFLGLECLDGFMSQSTTAMVSTAKKLQPKVDDMQPGNEFPTSVLVNAKTDSSFPFSEIPALAASNAAHAEREPFVPVHSSVNLSSFMVSDAAAADTYPNPSVIQDPVACRETNRVIQVDNGRLETEAVVAFPCLDTLDIISESTITSEQRTLKFLPKPKGHCEKGKPLTAIIPHPDAVEYVSCPQDPQLVPLNAVNVVGGTASAFPPDDVLDFPSMRFDDSIPMDPMSELLVDEEPTDLGETPDAANPENNSTKKRKRKSPRVADLSGKPLATGSEENGVGELSMRLRKRVAAHTLVDEPDDDTHDSGAFPGELSHGFLGNEEDYNDDEYRVEITSPKRQAQGKSEKVVGENEKPVRKRKQATEVLGQSAKQPPKKFSHTTRRNKRRVDKVLLETPEDELDRQNIRLKDLILLAEYKNKEATSLKTPLTTNQSSESYFPEDAPYNEEDSVASEQDRGSLDGEEGDRVQEDNSLLNYQSYMDKVPSARWSKQETELFYEAVRQFGADISMIQQLFPNRTRRQVKLKYKKEERQHPSRLDDALRNRTKDHSHFQQVIVRLQQVAAQEKLNSDRDDPIDMTNEEEVPKYTAKPEQKEEKGEPAKEEEAADDDEVPDNVNSHDSDDDFYRWSQYKSDVE
- the LOC131156489 gene encoding uncharacterized protein LOC131156489 isoform X2 — encoded protein: MGFDLGLFDDMVPEPARAGASEKFQPKVNPKAGQETSALAAPILPNAIKEQTEVLTSAGVDTTQPVWHAAAADNTLNSPDNFSMCTSEILETKELLKKDESSFPGCPSSDDNGNAVLLDPASQLNAVREETNSTEALPLEVSVSDGYEFGNSSFQKSGRVADSTGFDLDHFDEFSPMPATNNPRARGKFKPKPQPGRKTDASVASTLPHGMTGKHVTPASTSSDTMQANQTVDVINHRLTDPVNLSSATLDSLGNKGSLENNEGAVRGILLSDKNRSSGLVNSSSQSLSTRVDVGSTDSLHLDVAMSDGSGVGKSTGENADIFLGLECLDGFMSQSTTAMVSTAKKLQPKVDDMQPGNEFPTSVLVNAKTDSSFPFSEIPALAASNAAHAEREPFVPVHSSVNLSSFMVSDAAAADTYPNPSVIQDPVACRETNRVIQVDNGRLETEAVVAFPCLDTLDIISESTITSEQRTLKFLPKPKGHCEKGKPLTAIIPHPDAVEYVSCPQDPQLVPLNAVNVVGGTASAFPPDDVLDFPSMRFDDSIPMDPMSELLVDEEPTDLGETPDAANPENNSTKKRKRKSPRVADLSGKPLATGSEENGVGELSMRLRKRVAAHTLVDEPDDDTHDSGAFPGELSHGFLGNEEDYNDDEYRVEITSPKRQAQGKSEKVVGENEKPVRKRKQATEVLGQSAKQPPKKFSHTTRRNKRRVDKVLLETPEDELDRQNIRLKDLILLAEYKERLANKEATSLKTPLTTNQSSESYFPEDAPYNEEDSVASEQDRGSLDGEEGDRVQEDNSLLNYQSYMDKVPSARWSKQETELFYEAVRQFGADISMIQQLFPNRTRRQVKLKYKKEERQHPSRLDDALRNRTKDHSHFQQVIVRLQQVAAQEKLNSDRDDPIDMTNEEEVPKYTAKPEQKEEKGEPAKEEEAADDDEVPDNVNSHDSDDDFYRWSQYKSDVE
- the LOC131156489 gene encoding uncharacterized protein LOC131156489 isoform X1, producing the protein MGFDLGLFDDMVPEPARGIAGASEKFQPKVNPKAGQETSALAAPILPNAIKEQTEVLTSAGVDTTQPVWHAAAADNTLNSPDNFSMCTSEILETKELLKKDESSFPGCPSSDDNGNAVLLDPASQLNAVREETNSTEALPLEVSVSDGYEFGNSSFQKSGRVADSTGFDLDHFDEFSPMPATNNPRARGKFKPKPQPGRKTDASVASTLPHGMTGKHVTPASTSSDTMQANQTVDVINHRLTDPVNLSSATLDSLGNKGSLENNEGAVRGILLSDKNRSSGLVNSSSQSLSTRVDVGSTDSLHLDVAMSDGSGVGKSTGENADIFLGLECLDGFMSQSTTAMVSTAKKLQPKVDDMQPGNEFPTSVLVNAKTDSSFPFSEIPALAASNAAHAEREPFVPVHSSVNLSSFMVSDAAAADTYPNPSVIQDPVACRETNRVIQVDNGRLETEAVVAFPCLDTLDIISESTITSEQRTLKFLPKPKGHCEKGKPLTAIIPHPDAVEYVSCPQDPQLVPLNAVNVVGGTASAFPPDDVLDFPSMRFDDSIPMDPMSELLVDEEPTDLGETPDAANPENNSTKKRKRKSPRVADLSGKPLATGSEENGVGELSMRLRKRVAAHTLVDEPDDDTHDSGAFPGELSHGFLGNEEDYNDDEYRVEITSPKRQAQGKSEKVVGENEKPVRKRKQATEVLGQSAKQPPKKFSHTTRRNKRRVDKVLLETPEDELDRQNIRLKDLILLAEYKERLANKEATSLKTPLTTNQSSESYFPEDAPYNEEDSVASEQDRGSLDGEEGDRVQEDNSLLNYQSYMDKVPSARWSKQETELFYEAVRQFGADISMIQQLFPNRTRRQVKLKYKKEERQHPSRLDDALRNRTKDHSHFQQVIVRLQQVAAQEKLNSDRDDPIDMTNEEEVPKYTAKPEQKEEKGEPAKEEEAADDDEVPDNVNSHDSDDDFYRWSQYKSDVE
- the LOC131156489 gene encoding uncharacterized protein LOC131156489 isoform X4; this encodes MPATNNPRARGKFKPKPQPGRKTDASVASTLPHGMTGKHVTPASTSSDTMQANQTVDVINHRLTDPVNLSSATLDSLGNKGSLENNEGAVRGILLSDKNRSSGLVNSSSQSLSTRVDVGSTDSLHLDVAMSDGSGVGKSTGENADIFLGLECLDGFMSQSTTAMVSTAKKLQPKVDDMQPGNEFPTSVLVNAKTDSSFPFSEIPALAASNAAHAEREPFVPVHSSVNLSSFMVSDAAAADTYPNPSVIQDPVACRETNRVIQVDNGRLETEAVVAFPCLDTLDIISESTITSEQRTLKFLPKPKGHCEKGKPLTAIIPHPDAVEYVSCPQDPQLVPLNAVNVVGGTASAFPPDDVLDFPSMRFDDSIPMDPMSELLVDEEPTDLGETPDAANPENNSTKKRKRKSPRVADLSGKPLATGSEENGVGELSMRLRKRVAAHTLVDEPDDDTHDSGAFPGELSHGFLGNEEDYNDDEYRVEITSPKRQAQGKSEKVVGENEKPVRKRKQATEVLGQSAKQPPKKFSHTTRRNKRRVDKVLLETPEDELDRQNIRLKDLILLAEYKERLANKEATSLKTPLTTNQSSESYFPEDAPYNEEDSVASEQDRGSLDGEEGDRVQEDNSLLNYQSYMDKVPSARWSKQETELFYEAVRQFGADISMIQQLFPNRTRRQVKLKYKKEERQHPSRLDDALRNRTKDHSHFQQVIVRLQQVAAQEKLNSDRDDPIDMTNEEEVPKYTAKPEQKEEKGEPAKEEEAADDDEVPDNVNSHDSDDDFYRWSQYKSDVE